In one bacterium genomic region, the following are encoded:
- the gspE gene encoding type II secretion system protein GspE → MQAQPKLGELLLANKLVTEAQLSEILSHQLKNGKKLGKIIAEKKMVKDSDLLQILSDHLALPTIDLATFEYDPLVVGLLPESFLRSKQIFPLFKIGDELTVAMVDPRNLEAIDELRSQTKLNISPMLCSEQDLQETFNRVFKGSSEAYQNEVRDAVKDYQLDIEMVSIEEKAQSREEMEEAAQDTPIIRLSNVIISAAFKEGASDIHIEPEDKNLLVRFRIDGIMKESFVLDKHLQSALLSRFKIMSGLDIAEKRLPQDGRFQTRIGNRTIDFRISSFPTINGENIVMRILDKGSVLVGMQDLGFDKNTMMFFEELIRRPNGIILVTGPTGSGKTTTLYSALSSINSVDKNIITVEDPIEYRLDLIRQCQINSKIGLTFAAGLRSILRQDPDVIMVGEIRDKETAHIAVESALTGHLVFSTLHTNDAPSAINRLTDMGIEPFLTASAVSGVLAQRLVRKLCPKCKEKFTPDDSLLKSVNIKTSVSQSFYRTKGCSHCNNKGYKGRLAIYELLMVNEDIKKLTMERASSGKIKEAAIENGMRTLRQDGISKVLQGLTTVEEVLRVTTID, encoded by the coding sequence ATGCAAGCACAGCCTAAATTAGGCGAGTTACTTCTAGCCAATAAACTTGTGACGGAAGCGCAATTGTCCGAGATACTCTCCCACCAGTTGAAAAATGGAAAAAAACTCGGAAAGATCATTGCGGAAAAAAAAATGGTCAAAGATTCCGATCTGCTCCAGATTCTTTCCGATCATCTTGCCTTACCTACTATTGATCTTGCCACATTTGAATACGATCCGCTCGTTGTCGGATTACTGCCGGAGTCATTCCTGAGAAGTAAACAAATTTTTCCACTCTTCAAGATCGGGGATGAACTCACTGTTGCCATGGTCGATCCACGAAATTTAGAAGCCATCGATGAATTACGATCACAAACGAAGTTGAATATTTCTCCGATGCTCTGCTCCGAGCAAGATCTTCAGGAAACGTTTAACAGGGTGTTCAAGGGTTCATCTGAAGCGTATCAAAACGAGGTGCGTGATGCGGTCAAGGACTATCAACTTGACATTGAGATGGTCTCAATTGAGGAAAAAGCTCAGTCCCGCGAGGAAATGGAAGAAGCGGCCCAGGACACACCCATCATTCGCCTTTCGAATGTCATTATCTCGGCTGCTTTTAAGGAAGGTGCGAGCGACATTCACATTGAACCTGAAGACAAAAATTTATTGGTGCGTTTTCGCATCGACGGAATCATGAAAGAGTCGTTTGTGCTTGACAAACATTTACAATCGGCGCTGTTGTCGCGATTCAAGATCATGTCGGGATTGGATATAGCGGAAAAAAGATTACCCCAGGACGGAAGGTTTCAAACGCGAATAGGGAACCGAACCATTGATTTTCGAATCTCGTCGTTTCCAACGATTAACGGCGAGAATATTGTTATGAGAATTTTGGATAAGGGATCGGTTCTGGTCGGCATGCAGGATCTAGGGTTTGATAAAAATACGATGATGTTTTTCGAAGAACTGATCCGCCGCCCAAACGGTATCATCCTGGTGACCGGGCCGACTGGAAGCGGCAAAACTACCACGCTGTATTCTGCGTTAAGTTCAATCAATTCTGTGGACAAGAACATCATTACTGTAGAGGATCCGATTGAATACCGGTTGGATCTGATCCGTCAATGCCAGATCAATTCGAAGATAGGATTAACCTTTGCCGCCGGCTTAAGGTCGATTTTGCGCCAAGATCCTGATGTGATTATGGTCGGTGAAATTCGCGATAAAGAAACCGCGCATATAGCCGTTGAATCGGCGCTGACGGGACATCTCGTATTTTCGACGCTTCATACTAACGATGCGCCCAGCGCTATTAATCGGTTGACCGATATGGGCATTGAGCCTTTTTTGACTGCGTCAGCAGTATCCGGCGTTCTGGCTCAACGGTTGGTTAGAAAATTATGTCCAAAGTGCAAAGAAAAATTTACTCCGGATGATAGTTTATTGAAATCCGTGAATATCAAAACCAGCGTATCGCAATCGTTCTACCGAACGAAGGGCTGTTCACATTGTAATAATAAAGGGTACAAAGGACGCCTTGCCATTTACGAATTACTCATGGTCAATGAAGACATTAAGAAATTGACCATGGAGCGCGCCTCTTCAGGCAAAATAAAAGAAGCCGCAATCGAAAACGGGATGCGAACCTTGAGACAAGACGGTATTTCCAAAGTATTGCAGGGTTTGACTACCGTCGAAGAGGTTTTACGCGTTACTACGATAGATTAG
- a CDS encoding GGDEF domain-containing protein — translation MKRFFTTFRLIWEMAKIQNEVLAADVKGTTTIPGNYIRVHQDDLKETLKNKLSFISRKLKNRVSSFIHAITAIGRLKIFDKDSLNTEVKYIEQTVFEKTQMTMRKFVEENIALEKENQWFRQVIQQERNYSQMLIKLNNVTQNLFTITDRKVLLKTVTSSLCEELNFNSAVLWIYDKAQNKLVPISWSNATLDSLNSLDIRTDKRPYSDLLNHRKSYFLVDDMEGPSQIDNHNLSHIHQLREILDSEVLFLIPIVSLDNPEEMIENYQGKTQTSAILMVGHKSKKRLMESKDLLQRYAYALGLTLGHVDVYNFLHENYRNFKQQAITDGLTGLYNRRFFNDELDRELQRSARHFLKMSLILLDVDHFKKYNDNNGHQAGDDVLKKVAALFRETTRICDMECRYGGEEFALILPETSKIQALMIAEKLRKKVEETYFENQDKQPLGNLTVSMGVSTFPDDSAQVKQLIEKADAGLYKAKEYGRNCVMAVGAD, via the coding sequence ATGAAAAGATTTTTTACAACGTTCCGGCTAATTTGGGAAATGGCTAAAATTCAGAATGAAGTATTAGCCGCCGACGTGAAAGGAACAACAACTATTCCGGGGAATTACATAAGGGTTCACCAAGACGATCTTAAAGAAACCCTGAAAAATAAATTATCTTTCATATCGCGTAAACTCAAAAACCGTGTATCAAGCTTTATTCATGCCATTACAGCTATCGGACGCTTAAAAATATTCGATAAAGATTCACTGAATACCGAAGTCAAATATATAGAGCAGACGGTCTTTGAAAAAACGCAAATGACCATGCGTAAATTTGTCGAAGAGAATATCGCGCTGGAAAAAGAAAACCAGTGGTTCAGGCAGGTCATACAGCAGGAACGAAATTACAGCCAGATGCTGATCAAACTGAACAACGTTACGCAGAATCTTTTTACCATAACCGATCGCAAAGTGCTGCTTAAGACCGTCACGTCCTCGCTTTGCGAAGAACTTAATTTTAACAGCGCCGTTCTTTGGATTTACGACAAGGCGCAAAATAAGTTGGTTCCCATCTCTTGGTCCAACGCGACGCTCGATTCGCTAAATAGCCTGGATATTCGAACCGATAAGCGTCCGTACAGCGATCTACTGAATCATCGCAAAAGCTATTTTCTGGTCGACGACATGGAAGGCCCCTCTCAAATCGATAATCACAACCTCTCGCATATTCATCAGCTTCGCGAGATACTAGATTCTGAAGTGCTTTTTCTCATACCGATTGTAAGCTTAGATAATCCAGAAGAAATGATCGAAAATTATCAAGGTAAGACTCAAACCAGCGCAATCCTTATGGTGGGACATAAAAGTAAAAAACGCCTTATGGAAAGTAAAGACCTTTTACAGCGATATGCCTATGCGCTGGGGTTGACATTGGGACATGTGGACGTATATAATTTTCTCCATGAAAATTATAGAAATTTTAAACAGCAGGCTATCACGGACGGCTTGACCGGATTGTACAATCGCCGTTTCTTTAATGACGAACTGGATCGCGAATTACAGCGATCCGCGCGGCATTTTCTCAAGATGTCGCTGATCCTTTTGGACGTCGATCATTTTAAAAAATATAACGACAACAACGGACATCAGGCCGGCGATGATGTGCTAAAAAAAGTTGCCGCACTCTTCCGTGAGACGACGCGAATTTGCGACATGGAATGCCGGTACGGCGGGGAGGAATTTGCGTTGATTCTTCCGGAAACCAGTAAGATACAAGCATTAATGATCGCGGAAAAGTTAAGAAAAAAAGTTGAAGAAACGTACTTTGAAAATCAGGACAAACAACCGCTCGGCAATTTAACCGTCAGCATGGGCGTATCGACATTTCCCGACGATTCCGCACAGGTCAAACAACTGATTGAAAAAGCCGATGCGGGATTATATAAAGCAAAAGAATATGGGCGTAACTGCGTCATGGCCGTCGGCGCCGATTAA
- a CDS encoding type IV pilus twitching motility protein PilT, with amino-acid sequence MKNLDEYLTQAFKHGASDIHLTSKHTPLMRLHGELITLDTEPISEENLTAMLLKIISTEQREQFLKNYELDFAYEIKGLSRFRVNLFYQMRGIAAAFRTIPMRIFTLEELNMPKGIYDLSRLKKGLVVVTGPTGSGKSTTLAAMIDLVNKERHDHILTIEDPIEYTHTSKNCLVNQRELHAHTHSFANALRSALREDPDVILVGEMRDLETIALAITAAETGHLVFATLHTKSAAETVDRIIDVFPSDQQQQIRTMLSNTLQGVVAQRLMRRADGKGRVAVDEVLVATPAIRNLIRENKTHQIYSAIQTGGNCNMQTLDQSLMHYYGQNLITAEDARREALDKTMFN; translated from the coding sequence ATGAAAAATCTAGACGAATATCTCACTCAGGCATTTAAACACGGCGCATCAGATATACATCTGACGTCCAAGCATACTCCGCTCATGAGGTTACACGGTGAGTTGATTACTCTCGATACCGAGCCGATAAGTGAAGAAAATCTCACCGCGATGTTATTAAAAATTATTTCGACGGAACAGCGCGAACAGTTCTTAAAGAATTACGAGCTGGATTTTGCATATGAGATCAAAGGCTTGTCACGATTTCGTGTTAATCTTTTCTATCAGATGCGCGGTATTGCGGCGGCATTTCGAACGATACCCATGCGCATATTTACTCTGGAGGAATTAAATATGCCGAAAGGCATATACGACCTGTCCCGTCTCAAAAAAGGGCTTGTCGTTGTGACTGGCCCAACCGGAAGCGGCAAGTCAACTACGCTGGCCGCAATGATTGATTTGGTGAATAAGGAACGCCACGATCATATTTTGACGATCGAGGATCCCATTGAATATACTCATACGTCGAAGAACTGCCTGGTGAATCAACGTGAATTACACGCGCATACGCATTCGTTTGCCAATGCGCTGCGTAGCGCCCTGCGTGAAGATCCGGATGTGATATTGGTCGGCGAAATGCGCGATCTGGAAACGATCGCCTTGGCGATCACCGCTGCGGAAACAGGGCACCTTGTTTTTGCAACGCTGCATACCAAAAGCGCTGCGGAAACGGTAGATCGTATCATCGACGTATTCCCGAGCGATCAGCAGCAGCAGATTCGCACCATGCTGTCGAATACGTTACAGGGCGTTGTCGCACAGCGACTAATGCGCCGAGCCGACGGCAAAGGAAGAGTAGCCGTCGATGAAGTTTTGGTTGCAACGCCGGCCATCCGCAACCTGATACGGGAAAATAAAACCCATCAGATTTACTCCGCCATTCAAACCGGCGGAAATTGCAATATGCAAACCCTGGATCAATCTTTAATGCACTATTACGGGCAGAATTTAATAACAGCTGAAGATGCCCGTCGAGAAGCGCTGGATAAAACGATGTTTAACTGA
- a CDS encoding type II secretion system F family protein codes for MSQFNFRAINNAGQVVVDVIDAPNIGFVTEHLDRLNYLPLQITEKKAGLFSGKLKKKKVDPKEVIVFTKQFATLFKAGVPLVSCLAALEEQAGSETMKEILKQVSADIQSGKPLCDALRPHSGAFSDLYVDMIRVGEAGGVLEEVLERLVSFLAHDLEIRTNIKKATRYPIIVLFGISVAFVVLILAVVPKFVSIFQKMKVELPLPTRILIGINTAITEYWMIVIPALTMLYFGVRAFVKTPAGKRFWDERKLHLPVFGILNVKTYISRFAKTFETLNRSGLPILQTLTIIAQTIGNIIVADEIYKAINGVKDGQGLAQPLKKSVIFPPIVVQMISIGEKSGALDSMMENIAEYYDAEVDYTVKNLTTLIEPMITVLLGGLVLFIALSIFLPMWDMMGHMGKK; via the coding sequence ATGTCACAATTCAATTTTCGGGCGATCAATAATGCAGGACAGGTCGTGGTCGACGTCATCGACGCTCCAAATATCGGATTCGTAACAGAACACCTTGACAGGTTGAATTATCTGCCTTTGCAGATCACAGAAAAGAAAGCGGGGCTTTTTTCAGGTAAGTTAAAAAAGAAAAAAGTAGACCCAAAAGAAGTCATTGTTTTTACAAAACAATTTGCGACGCTTTTCAAGGCGGGCGTCCCCTTGGTGTCGTGCCTCGCGGCGTTGGAAGAGCAAGCCGGTTCGGAAACGATGAAAGAAATTTTGAAACAGGTCTCGGCCGATATTCAAAGCGGAAAGCCTTTGTGCGATGCATTGCGTCCACATTCTGGTGCTTTTTCCGATCTCTACGTTGACATGATTCGTGTCGGCGAAGCAGGCGGAGTATTGGAAGAAGTCTTGGAACGCCTGGTTTCCTTTTTGGCTCATGATCTTGAGATCAGAACAAATATTAAAAAAGCGACTCGCTATCCCATTATCGTTCTTTTTGGCATTTCCGTTGCCTTCGTCGTATTGATTCTAGCCGTCGTACCGAAATTCGTCAGCATTTTTCAAAAAATGAAAGTGGAATTACCGCTACCGACGCGGATCTTGATTGGAATTAACACGGCCATCACGGAATATTGGATGATTGTTATTCCCGCTTTGACGATGCTATATTTTGGAGTTCGTGCATTTGTTAAAACTCCTGCGGGTAAGAGATTCTGGGACGAGCGAAAACTTCATCTGCCCGTTTTCGGGATACTCAATGTCAAAACCTACATTTCGCGTTTTGCGAAAACATTTGAAACCCTGAACCGAAGCGGTTTGCCGATCTTACAAACGCTGACGATCATTGCGCAGACCATCGGAAATATTATCGTTGCGGACGAGATCTACAAGGCTATCAACGGAGTGAAAGACGGGCAGGGGCTGGCGCAGCCGTTAAAAAAAAGCGTGATCTTTCCGCCCATCGTTGTGCAGATGATTTCCATCGGGGAGAAGTCGGGCGCCCTCGACAGCATGATGGAAAACATTGCCGAATATTATGATGCCGAAGTTGATTATACTGTAAAAAATCTAACTACGCTGATCGAACCTATGATCACAGTGCTGTTGGGCGGTCTGGTCTTATTTATTGCCCTGTCTATATTCCTGCCGATGTGGGATATGATGGGCCACATGGGGAAGAAATGA
- a CDS encoding cell wall metabolism sensor histidine kinase WalK, with protein sequence MATLQLLRSINAVMENETSPTMMVPMEKSFEHMSCERMSETDSMLHRLWNNEYDTVIENVSDGIVLVDLVDRIRVLNQNASKLLGFHGAFDASSEMTLGELTRSSKIDLEELVNRVKLTKKGHLKETLFLNKRTVVCEVEIKMLYLDRNIPIGTMCLLRDVSKQWNEAHEKAEFLSIVAHELFNPLTPMKEGLGLILEESIGVLNPVQKQCIGVVYEEVNRLSRLVNDLLDINRLDAGKIRIQRSAIDIHPLIKSVIASNEKRAAEKNITIFENIPHPIFDLYADQDRMKQVLINLLDNAVKYSPTSSSVEIGAISKTGSIEITVTDRGFGISKSDIKKLFQRFAQLNYPEHIENREKGSGLGLSIVKEIIKLHHGKIKVQSEYGRGSRFTITLPKRKKARHHENS encoded by the coding sequence ATGGCAACCTTACAACTTCTCAGATCTATTAACGCGGTTATGGAAAACGAAACTTCTCCAACCATGATGGTACCAATGGAAAAATCATTCGAACATATGTCTTGCGAGCGCATGTCCGAGACGGATTCAATGCTGCACCGATTATGGAATAACGAATACGACACCGTCATTGAAAATGTCAGTGACGGTATTGTGTTGGTTGATCTCGTTGATCGAATTCGAGTATTGAATCAAAACGCATCAAAACTGCTGGGTTTTCACGGGGCCTTTGATGCGTCTTCGGAAATGACTTTGGGTGAGTTGACTCGTTCGTCAAAGATCGATCTTGAGGAACTCGTCAATCGGGTAAAACTTACTAAAAAAGGTCATCTAAAAGAAACGCTCTTTTTGAACAAACGAACCGTTGTGTGTGAAGTTGAAATAAAGATGCTCTATTTGGACCGCAATATTCCAATTGGAACTATGTGCCTGCTTCGCGACGTATCCAAACAATGGAACGAGGCTCATGAAAAAGCAGAGTTTTTGTCCATTGTGGCGCATGAATTGTTTAATCCGCTGACACCCATGAAAGAAGGCTTAGGGCTGATTTTGGAGGAGAGTATCGGCGTATTAAATCCTGTTCAGAAACAGTGTATTGGCGTCGTGTATGAAGAAGTGAATAGATTGTCGCGCCTAGTAAATGATCTGCTGGATATTAATCGGCTGGATGCCGGCAAAATCCGCATTCAACGTAGCGCAATTGATATTCATCCTTTAATTAAATCCGTCATTGCATCGAACGAAAAAAGAGCGGCTGAAAAAAACATCACCATATTTGAAAACATTCCGCACCCTATCTTTGATTTATATGCCGACCAGGACCGTATGAAACAGGTGCTGATTAATCTACTCGATAATGCCGTAAAATATTCTCCGACTTCAAGTTCTGTCGAAATCGGCGCTATATCAAAAACCGGAAGTATTGAAATTACCGTTACCGATCGGGGTTTTGGAATTTCCAAATCCGATATTAAGAAATTATTTCAAAGATTTGCACAGCTCAATTACCCGGAACACATCGAGAATCGGGAAAAGGGGAGCGGGCTTGGCTTAAGTATTGTGAAAGAAATTATCAAATTGCATCATGGAAAAATAAAAGTTCAAAGTGAGTATGGCCGGGGCAGTAGATTTACTATAACACTTCCAAAACGTAAAAAGGCGCGTCATCATGAAAACTCATAA
- a CDS encoding AAA family ATPase yields MYPSNEKIEVNVPKKNPFSMSPDPQLFYFSGQHVACLQTLESSIRLRSGLSVVLGDVGTGKTTVGRILMRLFQDKPDYIFRLILDPQFVDELEFLAHLSRLFEIKTKAQSVLEYKEALQSFLYFKGVNEKKIPVLIIDEGQKLNEPMMEIIRSLLNYETNESKLIQVVILAQMEFADKVRSMPNFMDRIAAAYVLQPFNEEELFHMIGHRLKRSGYEDMYRVFTKSALKQIYAYSHGFPRKAINLCHQAYLSKISEQLGIIDEDVLTRNMRRKEVSHV; encoded by the coding sequence ATGTACCCATCCAATGAGAAAATCGAAGTGAACGTTCCTAAAAAGAACCCGTTTTCCATGTCGCCGGACCCACAGTTGTTTTACTTTTCAGGCCAACACGTTGCCTGCCTGCAAACGCTGGAATCATCCATACGCTTGCGTTCAGGATTGAGTGTAGTGTTGGGCGATGTCGGAACCGGGAAGACCACCGTTGGACGAATATTGATGCGACTGTTTCAGGATAAACCGGATTATATATTCCGTTTGATCCTCGATCCGCAGTTTGTTGATGAACTTGAATTCCTGGCCCATTTGAGCCGGTTATTTGAAATAAAAACCAAAGCGCAATCGGTATTGGAATATAAAGAAGCGCTGCAAAGTTTTCTCTATTTCAAAGGCGTAAACGAAAAGAAAATTCCGGTTTTGATCATCGATGAAGGTCAAAAACTAAATGAGCCGATGATGGAGATCATTCGAAGTCTATTGAACTACGAGACCAACGAAAGCAAGCTGATACAAGTGGTCATTTTGGCGCAAATGGAATTTGCCGATAAAGTTCGTTCTATGCCCAATTTCATGGATCGTATAGCCGCCGCCTACGTCCTGCAGCCGTTTAACGAGGAAGAATTGTTCCACATGATCGGCCATCGCTTGAAGCGATCGGGATATGAAGATATGTACCGTGTATTCACAAAAAGTGCGCTGAAACAAATTTATGCCTACAGCCATGGGTTCCCGCGTAAAGCGATCAATCTATGCCATCAGGCTTACCTCTCAAAAATAAGCGAGCAATTGGGTATCATAGACGAAGATGTACTCACGCGCAATATGCGCCGCAAAGAGGTGTCTCATGTTTAA
- a CDS encoding response regulator: MKTHKIMVVDDYPNMVEMLSLRLKSAGFDVLASFDGIDALQKARTHNPDLILLDVLLPKLDGFKICRLLKFDEKYRHIPVIMLTSRAREIDRVTGLEMGADAYMYKPYDSGALMKKIYELLKIIQPEVSVPQKHQVFAADAV; encoded by the coding sequence ATGAAAACTCATAAAATTATGGTCGTTGACGATTATCCCAACATGGTAGAGATGCTCAGCCTACGCCTTAAATCGGCCGGATTTGATGTTTTGGCAAGTTTCGACGGCATTGATGCTTTGCAGAAAGCCCGGACCCATAATCCGGATCTGATCTTACTCGATGTACTTCTACCGAAATTAGACGGCTTTAAGATTTGCCGTTTGCTGAAATTTGATGAAAAGTACAGGCATATTCCGGTTATCATGCTGACGTCCCGTGCACGCGAAATTGACCGTGTTACCGGATTAGAAATGGGCGCGGACGCATACATGTATAAACCGTATGATTCGGGTGCGCTTATGAAGAAGATATATGAATTATTAAAGATCATTCAACCTGAAGTGTCGGTTCCTCAAAAGCATCAGGTCTTTGCCGCCGATGCCGTATAA
- the pilO gene encoding type 4a pilus biogenesis protein PilO — protein sequence MKSQTKFWILLAFTAALITGYFLFGFLPMKMRIDQANTSMAGTEREINASILRIRQIPVMRNLRNESRLTVENLQKRIVAPDSITSAMSRLKSLCAEHQVKIIAMNFSTDSLLYKSRASGAAPSESFELPILFELEGRFLDVGMMMEHVNRLPFTIGFTDFNMSAQEKSDKLKMEARASIRVSPLRNEQTAKR from the coding sequence ATGAAAAGTCAAACTAAATTCTGGATCCTTCTCGCCTTTACGGCGGCGCTTATAACGGGATATTTCCTTTTTGGGTTCCTACCGATGAAAATGAGAATCGATCAGGCGAATACGAGTATGGCAGGGACCGAACGGGAAATTAACGCATCAATACTACGTATTCGCCAAATCCCCGTTATGCGGAACCTTAGAAACGAATCCCGCTTGACCGTTGAAAACCTGCAAAAGCGTATTGTTGCTCCGGATAGTATTACTTCAGCCATGAGCCGTTTAAAAAGTTTATGCGCGGAACATCAAGTGAAAATCATTGCAATGAATTTTTCAACCGACTCATTGCTTTACAAAAGCCGGGCATCGGGGGCAGCGCCGAGTGAAAGTTTTGAACTTCCTATTCTATTTGAATTAGAAGGACGATTTCTTGATGTCGGTATGATGATGGAACATGTGAATCGCCTGCCGTTCACGATTGGATTCACCGATTTTAATATGTCGGCGCAGGAGAAGTCGGACAAATTGAAAATGGAGGCGCGGGCAAGCATTCGTGTTTCCCCATTACGTAACGAACAAACAGCTAAGAGGTAG
- a CDS encoding sigma-54-dependent Fis family transcriptional regulator, producing the protein MPVEKRWIKRCLTDMTELFFAFTIIGVYIYMITSSYLSSKPVNPMTQKAEKSRIVLIDDEAGMRYIIRQYLNPETYDIREYACGEDFFDDFDKLSDNFPEVVLLDLNIPDKMDGLTILKQIKKNLPAVEVIMLTAHGDTRNVVEAVRSGAFNYLLKPCSADELQISVERAIQHLNLVSEVQTLRTKLQSRSHLAQIMGLSDEIKQVQANAERVAGTNFSVLIQGESGTGKEVIARAIHEMSTRKSKPFVAVDCGAIPSTLIESELFGYEKGAFTGADKRKEGLFEAAQDGTLFLDEIANIPIEVQGKLLRALQERKIMRIGGTQLIEIDIRVLCATNLLLEDAIKSGKFRLDLFYRLNEFTVYLPPLRNRREDIIYLTNRFIREANVELEKQVGHIQKAALEQLIHYHWPGNVRELKNVIRRAVLMADTEINAENLIFDSQASFQSLQGPVASSDAGQSLKDIRKEAEKSAIHRALQLCEGNKSEVSRMLDVDYKTLLSKIKEFNLE; encoded by the coding sequence ATGCCCGTCGAGAAGCGCTGGATAAAACGATGTTTAACTGACATGACAGAATTATTTTTTGCATTTACAATAATTGGGGTCTATATTTATATGATTACATCTTCATACCTATCTTCAAAACCCGTAAATCCTATGACACAAAAAGCCGAAAAAAGCCGTATCGTTCTGATTGACGATGAAGCCGGTATGCGTTATATCATCCGGCAGTATCTAAATCCTGAAACGTATGACATCCGCGAATATGCCTGCGGAGAAGATTTTTTTGATGACTTTGACAAACTGAGCGATAATTTTCCGGAAGTCGTTTTGCTGGACTTGAATATTCCGGATAAGATGGACGGCCTTACGATTCTCAAACAGATCAAAAAAAACCTGCCCGCGGTCGAGGTTATCATGCTGACTGCGCATGGCGATACGCGTAATGTCGTAGAAGCGGTTCGATCAGGAGCTTTTAATTATCTTTTGAAGCCTTGTTCCGCCGACGAACTCCAGATCAGCGTGGAACGGGCGATTCAGCACTTAAATCTGGTTTCGGAAGTTCAGACGCTGCGAACGAAGTTGCAAAGCCGCAGCCATTTGGCGCAGATCATGGGATTGAGTGATGAAATCAAACAGGTACAGGCCAATGCAGAGCGCGTGGCGGGTACTAACTTCAGCGTCTTGATACAAGGGGAGAGCGGGACCGGCAAAGAGGTTATTGCGCGCGCGATTCACGAGATGAGCACCCGGAAGAGTAAACCTTTTGTGGCTGTGGATTGCGGGGCGATCCCGTCGACGCTGATCGAAAGCGAATTATTCGGTTACGAGAAGGGCGCCTTCACGGGAGCGGATAAGCGTAAGGAGGGATTATTTGAAGCGGCGCAGGACGGCACGTTGTTTCTGGATGAAATAGCAAATATTCCGATCGAAGTACAGGGAAAATTATTACGCGCATTGCAGGAGCGGAAGATCATGCGTATTGGCGGAACGCAACTCATCGAAATAGACATTCGCGTGCTGTGCGCGACCAATTTGCTTCTGGAAGATGCGATTAAGAGCGGAAAATTCAGGCTTGATCTTTTTTATCGGCTTAATGAATTTACCGTGTATCTTCCGCCATTACGAAACCGGCGCGAAGATATTATTTATCTCACCAACCGTTTTATCCGAGAGGCCAATGTGGAATTAGAAAAACAGGTAGGACATATTCAGAAAGCGGCGCTGGAACAACTTATTCATTATCATTGGCCGGGAAATGTGCGCGAATTGAAAAACGTCATTCGCCGTGCCGTACTGATGGCGGATACCGAGATTAACGCAGAAAACCTGATATTTGATTCCCAGGCTTCATTCCAAAGTCTCCAGGGGCCGGTAGCTTCTTCGGATGCAGGCCAGTCTCTGAAAGACATCAGGAAAGAAGCCGAGAAATCAGCCATTCATCGCGCGCTGCAGTTGTGCGAAGGCAATAAAAGTGAAGTATCGCGCATGCTCGATGTAGATTACAAAACGTTATTATCCAAGATCAAAGAATTCAATTTGGAATAA